One Papaver somniferum cultivar HN1 chromosome 10, ASM357369v1, whole genome shotgun sequence genomic window carries:
- the LOC113315427 gene encoding F-box protein At3g07870-like translates to MKKTSGRKRKADDAETNSIIKPIPNEISLNILSRLPFDSVLDSKFVSKSWCKAIQNPSFAQIHFRQQQLDGGYSDTKVSFLFSTIEEKSRLYYGDYDENRENLCMFLKTVNHPHIRKRFGTNAMVGSCNGLVCFSVPFTHHIDDPIYICNPNIGEQITLPRFSVIARNKKNVEFKKTTYLDGIIVSGFGYNPVIDEYKVVRIYCADPRLRSVDQPKGQVQVYTLGSGSGWRNIGECPYSLQRFNSSRSVLDNCESWSDNKSAIYIPSRGILANGALHWLDEAWNVVSFDLADERFSLLPSPPCFRPGEKNFYTLQVLGGYLCVVNAHDGKNLDIWSFKKDNSEWANMFSISCQSNEFMDVYWPISLTLSGKLLLRSNYETLMSYDPQTREFKKLVDLNTDMLFETLTYPLIESIPHINSIVSLKALGEKTKKIARAMDVDDYDPDSD, encoded by the coding sequence ATGAAGAAAACAAgtggaagaaagagaaaagcagATGATGCTGAAACCAATTCGATCATTAAACCTATCCCAAATGAAATCAGCTTAAACATACTTTCTAGATTACCGTTTGATTCAGTGTTGGATTCCAAATTTGTATCCAAATCATGGTGTAAAGCTattcaaaacccttcctttgcTCAGATTCACTTCCGCCAGCAACAACTTGATGGTGGTTATTCTGATACTAAGGTCAGTTTTCTGTTCTCAACTATAGAGGAAAAAAGTAGACTTTATTATGGAGATTATGATGAGAATAGAGAAAATTTATGTATGTTTCTTAAAACTGTTAATCATCCTCACATTCGTAAGCGTTTTGGTACAAATGCAATGGTTGGGTCTTGTAACGGTTTAGTTTGTTTCTCTGTACCTTTCACACACCATATCGATGATCCTATTTACATCTGTAATCCTAACATTGGAGAACAAATTACTCTTCCAAGATTCTCAGTGATTGCTAGAAACAAGAAGAATGTTGAGTTTAAGAAAACAACTTATTTGGATGGTATTATTGTGAGTGGGTTTGGATATAATCCTGTCATTGATGAATACAAAGTTGTTAGGATCTACTGTGCTGACCCGCGGCTGAGGAGCGTAGACCAACCTAAGGGTCAAGTTCAGGTTTATACTTTGGGTAGCGGAAGTGGGTGGAGAAACATAGGAGAATGTCCTTATTCATTGCAGCGTTTCAATAGCTCACGCTCCGTCCTTGATAATTGTGAGTCTTGGTCAGATAACAAAAGTGCGATTTACATTCCATCTCGGGGTATACTTGCCAATGGTGCTCTTCATTGGCTGGATGAAGCGTGGAATGTTGTTTCCTTCGACTTGGCAGATGAGAGGTTCAGTTTGCTCCCATCTCCACCCTGTTTTCGCCCTGGTGAGAAAAACTTTTATACTCTGCAAGTTTTGGGAGGGTATTTATGTGTTGTCAATGCCCATGATGGTAAAAATCTTGACATATGGTCATTCAAGAAGGATAACAGTGAATGGGCAAATATGTTTAGCATATCATGTCAGTCAAATGAGTTTATGGATGTCTATTGGCCTATTTCCCTGACATTGAGTGGTAAACTTCTGTTGCGGTCCAATTATGAGACTCTCATGTCTTATGACCCCCAAACCAGAGAATTCAAAAAACTTGTGGATCTTAACACAGATATGCTGTTCGAAACATTAACTTATCCCTTGATTGAGTCCATACCGCACATCAACAGCATTGTTTCATTGAAAGCTCTTGGAGAGAAGACTAAGAAAATAGCGAGAGCCATGGATGTTGATGATTATGATCCAGACAGCGATTGA